One stretch of Prosthecobacter debontii DNA includes these proteins:
- a CDS encoding putative metallopeptidase, giving the protein MKVYDKAPQEVHDRCAQLIESYYPDLAKAELTLDILFAVNENGDAVSHGGYPALAMVRIVNLKDRVKGLADAEITIDQKAYEDMTDEQKDALLDHELHHLIVLRDDDGFIKTDDVGRPKLKIKKHDYQMGWFREVAVRHGRNSPEVYQARILWERDGQAFFPMLLGNQDAA; this is encoded by the coding sequence ATGAAAGTATACGACAAGGCTCCTCAAGAGGTTCACGACCGCTGTGCGCAGTTGATCGAATCCTACTATCCTGATCTCGCAAAAGCTGAGCTCACGCTCGACATCCTTTTCGCGGTCAATGAGAACGGTGATGCCGTCTCCCACGGCGGGTATCCCGCTTTAGCAATGGTCCGAATTGTTAATCTCAAGGACCGAGTCAAAGGGCTCGCTGATGCTGAGATTACCATTGATCAGAAGGCGTATGAAGACATGACCGATGAGCAGAAGGATGCTTTGCTAGATCACGAACTTCACCATCTGATTGTCCTTAGGGATGACGATGGATTCATCAAAACCGACGATGTCGGCAGGCCTAAGCTGAAGATCAAAAAGCACGATTACCAGATGGGCTGGTTCCGTGAAGTGGCGGTCCGCCATGGGCGCAACTCCCCTGAAGTGTATCAGGCTCGGATCCTTTGGGAGCGAGATGGTCAAGCCTTCTTTCCAATGTTGCTCGGCAATCAAGACGCTGCCTGA
- a CDS encoding YdaU family protein has protein sequence MKTSPYIPFYPADFLVGTMFMTAEEVGAYMRLLCFQWQQGGLPQEEDKLARISGIPTKKLSAVLAKFDLHEDGTLKNGRMEQERLKVEATRETKSKNGAKGGRPLKQRESDSKATENLPLSDSLANQKQSETETETESKPNTPPNPQGGMDSGDRLFADNPSPQPVRHSKTWNPTEQQIQVAAWFNRRPSTVWSEKEQKAWRALKLEDEDLEILSWFYAESSYPYLRKDLLTLLNNWRGEVDRARNYNPEEGRR, from the coding sequence ATGAAGACCTCTCCCTACATCCCCTTTTACCCCGCTGATTTCCTGGTCGGCACCATGTTCATGACCGCTGAAGAAGTCGGCGCTTACATGCGTCTGCTTTGCTTCCAATGGCAGCAAGGAGGCTTACCTCAAGAGGAAGATAAGCTGGCGCGCATCTCCGGCATTCCGACGAAAAAGCTGAGCGCCGTGCTGGCCAAATTCGATTTGCATGAAGACGGAACGCTGAAAAACGGGCGCATGGAACAAGAGCGTCTGAAGGTCGAAGCAACACGCGAAACCAAAAGCAAAAACGGCGCGAAAGGTGGCCGTCCGCTTAAGCAAAGAGAAAGCGATTCGAAAGCTACCGAAAACCTACCGCTTTCCGACAGCTTAGCTAACCAAAAGCAATCAGAAACAGAAACAGAAACAGAATCAAAACCAAATACCCCCCCTAACCCCCAAGGGGGAATGGATTCAGGAGATCGTCTTTTTGCAGATAACCCTTCCCCCCAACCTGTCCGACATTCCAAAACTTGGAATCCCACCGAACAGCAAATCCAAGTTGCCGCATGGTTCAATCGCAGGCCTAGCACCGTCTGGAGCGAGAAGGAGCAGAAAGCCTGGAGAGCGCTCAAGCTCGAAGACGAAGACCTGGAGATCCTGAGCTGGTTCTACGCCGAGAGCAGCTACCCCTACCTCCGCAAAGACCTCCTCACCCTGCTCAACAACTGGCGGGGTGAAGTGGACCGCGCACGCAACTACAATCCTGAGGAGGGCAGGCGATGA
- a CDS encoding class I SAM-dependent methyltransferase — translation MAAETQRTLERLRHHYEVEKELAGRLRKSTREERVSLFATLYGELFERVPDHPRLTRRVTPEDSRRKVAAQMRILAPFLKADSVLLEFAPGDGRLAAAAAAKVKKVIGVDISDQRESADESPANLELVVYDGYNLDVPDRSVDVCFSYQFLEHLHPDDISPHFETARRVLKSGGVYVFDTPHRYTGPHDISAFFTDELECFHFQEWTHREMRKLLKKHGFSTTWVFRFGKPQRGFLMNALVDGLELLMSPVPHKIRRRLCYRLLPAVTLAAVAD, via the coding sequence ATGGCTGCTGAAACTCAACGCACGCTCGAACGTCTGCGCCACCATTACGAAGTGGAGAAGGAACTGGCTGGGCGCTTGCGCAAATCGACCCGTGAGGAACGTGTCAGCTTGTTCGCCACGCTCTATGGAGAGCTCTTTGAGCGGGTGCCGGATCACCCTCGCCTGACGCGTCGTGTGACTCCTGAGGATAGTCGTCGCAAGGTGGCTGCGCAGATGCGGATTCTGGCACCGTTTTTGAAGGCTGATAGCGTCCTGCTGGAGTTCGCGCCAGGCGATGGACGCTTGGCGGCTGCGGCAGCGGCCAAGGTGAAAAAGGTCATCGGGGTGGATATCTCCGATCAGCGTGAATCCGCAGACGAGTCCCCCGCGAATCTTGAACTCGTGGTTTACGATGGCTACAATCTCGATGTCCCGGATCGGTCTGTGGATGTTTGTTTCAGCTATCAGTTTCTGGAGCACTTGCATCCAGACGATATTTCCCCTCACTTTGAGACAGCGCGGCGCGTCTTGAAGTCTGGTGGAGTGTATGTTTTTGACACGCCTCATCGCTACACGGGGCCACATGATATCTCGGCGTTTTTTACCGACGAACTGGAGTGTTTTCACTTTCAGGAATGGACGCATCGGGAAATGAGAAAGCTGCTGAAGAAGCACGGCTTTTCCACCACGTGGGTGTTTCGCTTCGGTAAACCTCAGCGTGGGTTCCTGATGAATGCTCTCGTGGATGGTTTGGAACTTCTGATGAGTCCCGTGCCACACAAGATACGTCGGCGTTTGTGCTATCGTTTGTTACCGGCGGTCACCTTAGCGGCAGTGGCGGACTAA
- a CDS encoding replicative DNA helicase — translation MIAAQANPYGRKRHEAPGAEELLELIQQPLPSSEEAETGVISSWMWMPHLLEDGGVQPAAFHHESRRIIASELMSLHVMGNLPVHDGQFDAALFTHHLRNRGLLDKAGGPSAITELATSMPVPGHYIQYRKILTECFQRRQIIHRLLLSVEKLQTLGRTGEDLPAVVSEIHTGLSDIETDDDSADLPCRTIQSIITTVVEKAEHRANNPGVLPGVSTGITRLDELTGGLQRGRLWAVLAESSEGKSSLCRQIVEEACKQGHAGVIYTYEMMDDEEAGRMICSQGVVSSNTMKTGHFTRAELQGFQQACQDIQRWNIAIVDVAGRPIEDIHRDIQRRKRRLKAGQELIVMIDYIQLALTRKECNSRQREIAHITGSTKQIAKRAGCTILMPSQVNKDGEAREAMDIEQDADIEIKIIKPEKPKSSKKQPWKKGADDEEDDPIAKSKRLLKLAKNRDGPKGDCVPVRMVGPHFRFAEFQPEQQELL, via the coding sequence ATGATCGCAGCCCAAGCCAACCCCTACGGCCGTAAACGCCATGAAGCACCGGGAGCCGAAGAACTGCTGGAACTCATTCAGCAGCCACTCCCGAGTAGCGAGGAAGCCGAGACAGGCGTCATCTCATCGTGGATGTGGATGCCGCATCTCCTGGAGGATGGCGGCGTGCAGCCCGCAGCCTTCCATCACGAGTCGCGTCGCATCATCGCCAGTGAACTGATGTCCCTGCATGTCATGGGGAATCTCCCCGTGCATGACGGTCAATTCGATGCTGCCCTCTTCACCCATCATCTCCGCAACCGTGGCCTTTTGGACAAAGCAGGCGGCCCCAGTGCTATTACCGAACTCGCCACCTCAATGCCCGTCCCTGGGCATTATATCCAATACCGGAAGATCCTCACCGAGTGTTTTCAAAGAAGACAGATCATCCATCGCCTCCTGCTATCGGTTGAGAAGCTGCAAACCCTCGGTCGCACCGGTGAAGATTTGCCAGCCGTTGTGTCAGAAATCCATACCGGTCTTTCTGACATCGAGACCGATGACGACAGCGCCGATCTTCCCTGCCGCACCATTCAGTCCATCATCACCACCGTGGTGGAAAAGGCCGAGCATCGCGCCAACAATCCCGGTGTGCTCCCCGGAGTCTCCACCGGCATCACACGCCTGGATGAACTCACGGGCGGACTCCAGAGAGGCCGTCTATGGGCCGTGCTGGCGGAGAGTAGCGAGGGCAAAAGCTCCCTCTGTCGCCAGATCGTCGAAGAAGCCTGCAAGCAAGGCCACGCAGGCGTCATCTACACCTATGAAATGATGGATGACGAAGAAGCCGGGCGCATGATTTGCTCCCAAGGCGTCGTCTCCAGCAACACGATGAAGACCGGCCACTTCACCCGTGCCGAACTGCAAGGCTTTCAACAAGCCTGTCAGGACATCCAGCGTTGGAACATCGCCATCGTCGATGTCGCCGGTCGTCCCATCGAAGACATCCACCGCGACATCCAGCGCCGTAAACGTCGCCTCAAAGCAGGGCAGGAACTCATCGTCATGATTGATTACATCCAGCTCGCCCTCACCCGCAAAGAATGCAACAGCCGTCAGCGCGAGATCGCCCACATTACCGGCAGCACCAAACAAATCGCCAAACGCGCAGGCTGCACCATCCTCATGCCCAGCCAGGTGAACAAAGACGGCGAAGCGCGCGAGGCCATGGACATCGAGCAAGACGCCGACATCGAGATCAAGATCATCAAACCGGAGAAGCCCAAGTCGTCAAAGAAGCAGCCTTGGAAGAAAGGCGCGGATGACGAAGAAGATGATCCCATCGCTAAGTCCAAGCGCCTCCTCAAACTCGCCAAAAACCGCGACGGCCCCAAAGGCGACTGTGTCCCCGTCCGCATGGTCGGCCCCCATTTCCGCTTTGCCGAGTTTCAGCCTGAACAACAAGAGCTTTTATGA
- a CDS encoding DUF3592 domain-containing protein: MPPDAPRNRALPKWLFIALLSGGFLILGLGVLLLAPALASARWPTTQGIVLSARVVEQPQGKSLVYSIAITYRYDANGQRYEGRTFSHSSDSLPLSGKDRDKVHDEYQTSPTYAAWQPTKTVTVFYDPKNPAHSVLRPGATTLGWFVSLLGLIITGIGAWEGRRIRRLDSAS; this comes from the coding sequence ATGCCCCCTGACGCTCCCAGAAACCGAGCGCTGCCCAAGTGGCTTTTTATTGCCCTGCTCTCAGGCGGCTTCTTGATCCTAGGTCTCGGGGTCTTACTGCTCGCCCCCGCTTTAGCATCTGCTCGATGGCCAACGACTCAGGGGATCGTTTTGAGTGCTCGTGTCGTCGAGCAGCCCCAAGGAAAGAGCCTCGTGTATTCGATTGCGATCACCTATCGCTACGACGCCAATGGTCAGCGATATGAGGGCCGCACATTTTCTCATTCCTCCGATTCCCTGCCACTCTCAGGAAAGGATCGCGACAAGGTGCATGACGAGTATCAGACCTCACCGACCTATGCTGCTTGGCAGCCCACCAAGACGGTGACGGTCTTCTATGATCCCAAGAATCCCGCCCACAGTGTTCTCCGCCCTGGAGCCACAACCCTAGGATGGTTTGTCAGCCTTCTGGGACTGATCATCACGGGAATCGGCGCGTGGGAAGGGCGTCGAATCAGGCGCTTGGACTCAGCTTCCTGA
- a CDS encoding glycosyltransferase, with product MRILWVKTGPLHPLDTGGKRRTHAMLTQISREHEVTYLSLLPEGMEVSTEEKADPYARHKIWVPTEVPSRTSLKFWTRLIQNTFFSSLPYALQRYQEPRMQTELQRLAAESAFDLVICDFLFPAPAFLGVKFACPVVLFQHNIEALIWKRLAESAPSMMRRQFLNMQYQRMHRWEDKLSRLFDGVITVSPDDSRLARELYGLTNVLGDVPTGVDVQFFKPASSPPPPFTIGFLGSMDWMPNIDACQYFLDEIMPLVHAQLPGVVLKIIGRNPPAHLKARASDKVIVTGTVDDVRPHVHSCHAIVVPLRAGGGTRIKIYEAMAMGVPVISTTIGAEGLPIVHESDILLADDASAFAQAIVRLVEDPALADKLAKKARSNVENHYSWTAATRTFMDLCAACPPRSN from the coding sequence ATGCGCATTCTTTGGGTTAAAACGGGTCCACTCCATCCCCTGGACACAGGGGGCAAGAGGCGCACCCATGCGATGCTGACACAGATCAGTCGGGAGCATGAGGTGACTTACCTTTCGCTACTGCCTGAGGGCATGGAGGTATCGACCGAGGAAAAAGCCGATCCTTATGCCCGGCATAAAATCTGGGTTCCCACGGAGGTGCCCTCCCGCACATCGCTCAAATTTTGGACGAGGCTGATTCAGAACACTTTTTTTAGCAGCCTGCCTTATGCGCTTCAGCGCTATCAAGAGCCAAGGATGCAGACTGAGCTTCAGCGGCTGGCCGCGGAGTCGGCTTTTGATCTGGTCATCTGCGATTTCCTTTTCCCTGCACCTGCGTTCCTCGGGGTGAAGTTTGCCTGCCCGGTGGTGCTCTTTCAGCATAACATTGAGGCCTTGATCTGGAAACGTTTGGCTGAGTCGGCGCCGTCGATGATGCGGCGGCAATTCCTAAACATGCAGTATCAGCGCATGCATCGTTGGGAGGACAAGCTGTCTCGTCTCTTTGATGGTGTTATCACGGTGTCACCAGATGATTCACGATTGGCCCGCGAGCTGTATGGTTTGACCAATGTGTTGGGGGATGTGCCCACGGGGGTGGATGTGCAGTTTTTCAAGCCTGCTTCTTCACCGCCCCCGCCTTTTACCATCGGCTTCTTGGGTTCCATGGATTGGATGCCCAACATTGATGCCTGTCAGTATTTTCTGGATGAAATCATGCCGTTGGTGCATGCCCAGCTTCCTGGGGTGGTGCTGAAAATCATTGGCCGCAATCCACCGGCGCACTTGAAGGCTCGGGCCAGTGATAAAGTCATCGTCACTGGCACGGTGGATGATGTGAGACCGCATGTGCATAGCTGTCATGCCATCGTGGTGCCTCTCCGTGCAGGTGGAGGCACGCGCATCAAAATCTATGAAGCCATGGCCATGGGGGTGCCAGTGATCTCCACCACCATTGGGGCTGAAGGGCTACCCATCGTCCATGAGTCAGACATCCTCCTGGCTGATGATGCGTCTGCTTTTGCGCAAGCCATTGTGCGGTTGGTGGAGGATCCGGCTTTGGCCGACAAGCTGGCTAAAAAGGCTCGTTCCAACGTGGAGAATCATTATTCCTGGACGGCTGCCACGCGCACTTTTATGGACCTTTGTGCGGCCTGCCCGCCTCGCTCGAATTGA
- a CDS encoding helicase-related protein → MSARTQLTDRDLVVNFSPPWTLEDHRLFIQTKALPEMRLTYDNDGNWPPQESYTITAPARFAGVLGLEAPALRNHMQPLSAYLFDYQQWIVKMAVEAKRFAIWADCGLGKSPMQLEWARQVMHITGGKVLIMAPPEVCRQMVKEAVKFYPGDASMALRLLESREALDAWCQEPGSGLAITNYEKLIPGVCDSMRYLAGLACDESSILKSGGGKIKWNLIKSAKGIEYKLSCTATPAPNDVMEYASQASFLEKLRTEGEILWTFFHRNPKTQQWIVKPHAKEGFFKFMASWSIYLRKPSAYGFADPFADVPEPEIIEVKLNATRAQSEEAQKFLRSYDPDSLIPQDRLGVTERTKLAQIARGFIYEKQGSKTVSRYIYSLKPFQVEQLIEGALKDGEQCLVWTTFDEEAHIISSLLPPGAPVAILTGATKESERVRILEAFAAGEIRCLISKAQMLGYGMNFQFCTRMIFSGFDDSFERFYQAVRRCYRYGSRAQLKVYVPYVPGLENHIWENVLRKKGQWEADTAQQEANYRTALDSSLDRRKAA, encoded by the coding sequence ATGAGTGCACGCACCCAACTCACCGACCGCGACCTTGTCGTGAACTTCTCTCCACCCTGGACCTTGGAGGATCACCGCCTGTTCATCCAGACGAAGGCCTTGCCAGAGATGCGGCTCACCTATGACAACGATGGTAACTGGCCACCTCAAGAAAGCTACACCATCACAGCTCCCGCCCGCTTTGCCGGGGTGCTCGGACTGGAAGCTCCAGCTCTGCGCAATCACATGCAGCCACTCTCGGCTTACCTGTTCGACTATCAGCAATGGATCGTGAAGATGGCCGTCGAGGCCAAGCGCTTTGCCATCTGGGCCGATTGTGGGCTGGGCAAGTCACCGATGCAGCTCGAATGGGCTCGCCAAGTCATGCACATCACGGGTGGCAAGGTCCTGATCATGGCACCGCCTGAGGTGTGCCGACAGATGGTCAAAGAAGCCGTGAAGTTCTACCCGGGCGATGCAAGCATGGCTCTCCGACTTCTCGAAAGTCGTGAAGCGCTCGATGCTTGGTGCCAGGAACCAGGATCCGGTCTGGCCATCACCAATTACGAGAAGCTCATCCCAGGCGTGTGCGACTCCATGCGCTATCTCGCTGGCCTTGCCTGCGATGAAAGCTCCATCCTCAAAAGTGGTGGAGGCAAGATCAAATGGAACCTCATCAAGTCCGCCAAGGGCATTGAATACAAGCTCTCCTGCACGGCGACTCCGGCCCCCAATGATGTCATGGAGTATGCCTCCCAGGCGTCCTTCCTTGAGAAGCTTCGCACCGAGGGTGAGATCCTTTGGACGTTCTTCCACCGCAATCCAAAGACACAGCAGTGGATCGTGAAGCCCCATGCAAAGGAAGGCTTCTTCAAGTTCATGGCGAGCTGGTCCATTTACCTGCGCAAGCCATCCGCCTACGGTTTTGCGGATCCTTTCGCTGATGTGCCCGAACCGGAGATCATTGAGGTTAAGCTCAATGCAACCCGGGCACAGAGTGAAGAAGCCCAGAAGTTCCTTCGCAGCTACGACCCTGACAGCTTGATCCCGCAGGATCGGCTTGGAGTCACTGAACGCACGAAGCTCGCACAGATTGCCCGTGGCTTCATCTACGAGAAGCAGGGCAGCAAGACAGTCTCCCGCTACATCTATTCGCTCAAGCCTTTTCAAGTAGAGCAGCTCATCGAAGGCGCATTGAAGGATGGCGAGCAGTGCCTCGTGTGGACGACCTTTGACGAGGAAGCCCACATCATATCCAGCTTGCTGCCTCCAGGTGCTCCTGTGGCCATCTTGACCGGAGCAACGAAAGAGAGCGAGCGAGTCAGGATCCTCGAAGCCTTCGCGGCTGGAGAGATTCGCTGCCTCATCTCAAAAGCTCAGATGCTCGGCTACGGCATGAACTTCCAGTTCTGCACAAGGATGATCTTCAGCGGCTTTGATGACAGCTTCGAGCGCTTCTATCAAGCCGTCCGGCGCTGCTATCGCTACGGCAGCCGTGCTCAGCTCAAGGTCTATGTGCCTTATGTCCCAGGTCTGGAGAATCACATCTGGGAAAACGTGCTCAGGAAAAAGGGCCAATGGGAGGCCGACACCGCACAGCAGGAAGCCAACTACCGCACGGCCCTGGACTCATCACTCGACAGGAGGAAAGCAGCATGA
- a CDS encoding glycosyltransferase yields the protein MNASSEVRVLHVLDSLAPGGLENGVVNVARRLHGDGFKIEAACLRFRGDFAERMPEPDKVVVMGKTTGFSLKAVLALRKHMLATGADVLHSHNLGTLIYAVLATLGGRTHPIVHGEHGQVQKQDLTPKRLAQRRWLFKLCQSVHVVSGGLKVHLQELGFDPQDKIVVTPNGVDSQRFSPAEDKAMAKQALGLPGDAVVVGIVGRLVALKRHEMLFTAFEKLAPKWPKLRLLVVGDGGADRERLIEAMKQHPFVDRLIWAGHQNDLAKYYRAMDLLAAPSEIEGLSNAVLEGMACAVPVLAHSACGNAEVIENGLTGFLADIQDADMLADCIEAPLKDPSLLARCGAGARETVLKRYSMEAMADCYRKLYRDAAA from the coding sequence ATGAATGCATCTTCCGAGGTTCGTGTCCTGCACGTGTTGGATTCTCTGGCTCCAGGTGGACTGGAGAATGGGGTGGTGAATGTGGCCCGTCGCTTGCATGGAGACGGCTTCAAGATTGAAGCGGCTTGTTTGCGCTTTCGGGGAGATTTTGCCGAACGGATGCCAGAGCCCGATAAAGTCGTTGTGATGGGTAAAACCACGGGCTTTTCATTGAAAGCCGTGCTGGCGCTGCGCAAACACATGCTGGCCACGGGGGCCGACGTTTTACATTCGCACAATCTAGGCACGCTCATCTATGCGGTGCTTGCGACCCTGGGGGGGCGGACGCATCCGATCGTTCATGGCGAGCATGGGCAGGTGCAGAAGCAAGACCTGACCCCTAAACGGCTGGCTCAACGCCGTTGGCTGTTTAAGCTCTGTCAGAGCGTGCATGTCGTCAGTGGCGGCTTGAAAGTGCACCTTCAGGAGCTTGGCTTTGATCCTCAAGACAAGATCGTCGTGACCCCGAATGGAGTGGACAGTCAGCGTTTTTCTCCTGCGGAAGATAAGGCGATGGCGAAGCAAGCGTTAGGCCTGCCTGGAGATGCGGTGGTGGTAGGCATCGTGGGGCGTCTCGTGGCCTTGAAGCGGCATGAGATGCTCTTTACGGCTTTCGAAAAATTGGCACCCAAGTGGCCGAAGTTGCGTCTTTTGGTGGTCGGAGATGGAGGTGCGGATCGCGAGCGTTTGATTGAGGCGATGAAGCAGCATCCCTTTGTGGATCGATTGATCTGGGCAGGGCATCAAAACGATTTGGCCAAGTATTATCGGGCCATGGATCTGCTGGCGGCCCCTTCGGAAATCGAAGGTTTATCCAATGCAGTTCTTGAAGGCATGGCCTGCGCCGTCCCTGTGCTGGCCCACTCAGCCTGTGGCAATGCCGAGGTGATCGAAAATGGCCTAACTGGATTTTTGGCAGACATTCAGGATGCAGACATGCTGGCGGATTGCATTGAGGCACCGCTCAAAGATCCTTCACTGCTAGCGCGCTGCGGAGCTGGAGCGCGGGAGACTGTGCTGAAACGTTATTCCATGGAGGCGATGGCCGATTGTTATCGGAAACTGTATCGCGACGCCGCTGCCTAA